In the genome of Halobacteriovoraceae bacterium, one region contains:
- a CDS encoding transposase, whose product MEKINLAYKFKLNPSESQIEIFSSWAGTCRFLYNLCLEHRILSWTQYRSSINYYDQANELKDLKSCEGFEWIKDSPAQILQQSLKDLDKAFKSFWRSGFGFPKYKKKGIGDSFRFPDAKQFSVRKVTRKKAFVKLPKIGEVAFRLSRKIEGKIKNATIKKEVDGWYIAFCSEKHLEIPYNNLPTVGIDRGISETLVLSSRDDCLRNLKFTLPKNCHILRERIKVLQKRLRLKKKFSQSWKKVNNKIRKLHSKIASIRHDFLHKASSYIAKNHSYVTLEDLKIKNMSKSAKGTLETPGKNVAAKSGLNREILFQGWGIFALQLSYKCEWNGGHLELVNPKFTSTRCSECLYNNKMNRKNKHFECLNCGHKEDADLNAAKNINRVGRTQRDCGGVGIGQTVEAVTPTVH is encoded by the coding sequence ATGGAAAAGATTAATCTGGCCTATAAATTCAAGTTAAATCCTAGTGAGAGTCAAATTGAGATATTTTCCTCATGGGCCGGAACCTGTCGGTTTCTCTATAACCTTTGCCTTGAGCATAGAATTCTTTCATGGACTCAATATAGAAGCTCAATTAACTACTATGATCAGGCAAATGAGTTAAAGGACCTAAAATCGTGTGAGGGATTTGAGTGGATCAAAGATTCTCCGGCACAAATTCTTCAACAGTCTTTAAAAGATTTAGATAAGGCCTTTAAGTCATTTTGGAGATCCGGTTTTGGATTTCCAAAATACAAGAAAAAGGGAATTGGTGATAGTTTTCGTTTTCCAGACGCTAAACAATTCTCTGTGAGAAAAGTAACTCGAAAGAAAGCTTTTGTTAAGCTTCCTAAAATCGGAGAAGTCGCATTTAGATTAAGTCGAAAAATTGAAGGCAAAATCAAAAATGCGACTATTAAAAAAGAGGTTGATGGCTGGTATATTGCTTTTTGCAGTGAAAAACACCTTGAAATACCATATAACAATCTTCCTACAGTTGGTATCGACCGGGGAATTTCAGAGACGTTGGTTTTAAGTTCAAGAGATGACTGTTTGAGAAATTTAAAATTTACCCTTCCAAAAAATTGTCACATACTTAGAGAGAGAATCAAAGTTTTGCAAAAAAGGTTGAGACTTAAAAAGAAATTCTCCCAAAGTTGGAAGAAAGTGAATAATAAAATTAGAAAACTACATTCAAAAATAGCTAGCATAAGACATGATTTTCTACATAAGGCATCAAGCTATATAGCTAAGAATCACAGCTATGTTACTCTTGAGGACTTAAAGATTAAAAACATGTCAAAGTCAGCAAAGGGAACTCTCGAAACTCCAGGAAAAAATGTTGCGGCAAAGTCAGGGCTGAACCGTGAAATTCTTTTTCAGGGTTGGGGAATTTTTGCTCTCCAACTAAGCTATAAATGTGAATGGAATGGTGGTCATCTAGAGTTAGTGAATCCCAAGTTCACAAGTACGAGATGCAGTGAATGTCTGTACAACAATAAGATGAACCGCAAGAACAAACATTTTGAGTGTTTGAATTGTGGGCACAAAGAAGATGCAGATTTAAATGCAGCAAAAAATATTAACAGGGTGGGGCGCACCCAAAGAGACTGTGGAGGAGTTGGCATTGGCCAGACCGTTGAAGCAGTAACCCCTACGGTGCATTAG
- the tnpA gene encoding IS200/IS605 family transposase: MRHGRHCTFLLHAHLVFVTKYRRVCFTSRVLDHLKEVFNSVCSDFEAELVEFEGEGDHVHLLVNYPPKVTLSKLVGSLKGVSSRYIRESNYPEIRKKLWGNALWSPSYFAGSCGGAPLEVIKQYIEQQDRPH, encoded by the coding sequence ATCAGACATGGCAGACACTGCACCTTTCTGCTTCATGCACACTTAGTCTTTGTAACAAAATATAGGCGAGTTTGCTTTACATCGCGAGTATTAGATCACCTCAAAGAAGTTTTTAATTCCGTATGCTCTGATTTTGAAGCGGAGTTGGTTGAATTTGAAGGAGAAGGCGATCACGTTCATCTTCTGGTAAATTACCCGCCAAAAGTGACGCTTTCAAAACTTGTGGGATCTTTAAAGGGGGTTTCATCAAGATATATTCGAGAATCAAATTATCCTGAAATTAGAAAAAAACTATGGGGAAATGCTCTTTGGTCACCTAGTTATTTTGCAGGAAGTTGTGGAGGGGCGCCACTGGAAGTCATCAAGCAATATATAGAGCAGCAAGACAGACCTCATTAA
- a CDS encoding SDR family oxidoreductase yields MINFSGKTFLITGVANKKSVATFVAKSLIENGATCLFSVQSANHAQKVETLFPDSKIFICDVEKEQDVWELANKLENTQLSGILHSIAFANYSEGIKPFHETNWTDFAQATNISCFSLVSLLKYLHPIMCENSSVVTVSISNLRATNYGYMGPVKAALESCAVFLAKSLSHKKIRCNAVGVGPLKTSASAGIPGYIENYLYTTQLCLNHEALKTQEVANTISFLLSPLSSGINAQTLIVDNGMSANYFDELVVSAFNSK; encoded by the coding sequence ATGATTAACTTTAGTGGAAAAACATTTCTCATCACGGGAGTCGCAAATAAAAAATCTGTGGCAACATTTGTCGCTAAGTCACTTATTGAAAATGGTGCGACCTGTTTATTTTCTGTTCAATCCGCAAATCATGCTCAAAAAGTCGAAACTCTTTTTCCTGACAGTAAGATTTTTATTTGTGATGTAGAAAAAGAACAAGACGTTTGGGAATTGGCAAATAAACTCGAAAATACCCAACTATCGGGAATTCTCCATTCAATCGCTTTTGCAAATTATTCAGAAGGAATTAAACCATTTCATGAAACAAACTGGACAGACTTTGCTCAGGCCACAAATATTTCATGTTTTTCATTGGTTTCTCTCTTAAAATATCTCCATCCCATTATGTGTGAAAATAGCTCGGTCGTCACGGTATCGATTTCAAACCTAAGAGCAACAAATTATGGTTATATGGGACCTGTTAAGGCCGCACTCGAAAGTTGTGCAGTTTTTTTGGCTAAATCATTATCACATAAAAAAATTCGATGTAACGCTGTTGGTGTTGGACCTCTCAAGACATCAGCTTCGGCCGGTATTCCAGGCTATATTGAAAACTATCTCTATACCACACAACTTTGCTTGAACCACGAGGCCTTAAAAACCCAAGAAGTCGCTAATACGATTTCATTTTTATTATCACCATTAAGCTCGGGAATAAATGCTCAGACGCTTATTGTAGATAATGGAATGAGTGCTAATTATTTCGATGAACTAGTCGTAAGTGCTTTCAATTCAAAATGA
- the fabZ gene encoding 3-hydroxyacyl-ACP dehydratase FabZ, giving the protein MDNNDILSIIPQRDPFLFVDKIIERDNSHIHAQKKITGHEDFFRGHFPGNPIMPGVLLLESIFQTGALLIAGQKDGKVGVVTRIDNVKFKGIVRPGDLLNMKVKLDECLQNAYYFNGHIEVNQKKILTLKFVCALIDEKNS; this is encoded by the coding sequence ATGGATAATAATGACATTTTAAGTATTATCCCTCAGCGCGATCCATTTCTCTTTGTAGATAAAATAATCGAAAGAGACAATTCTCATATTCATGCACAAAAAAAAATCACCGGGCATGAGGACTTCTTCAGAGGTCACTTCCCGGGAAATCCAATAATGCCAGGAGTTCTCCTGCTTGAGTCCATATTTCAAACCGGTGCATTGTTAATCGCTGGACAAAAAGATGGAAAGGTAGGAGTTGTAACCAGAATTGACAATGTAAAATTCAAAGGCATCGTTCGCCCTGGAGATCTTTTAAATATGAAAGTTAAATTAGATGAATGCCTTCAAAATGCTTATTATTTCAACGGACATATAGAAGTTAATCAAAAAAAGATACTAACACTTAAATTTGTTTGTGCCCTGATTGACGAGAAGAACTCATGA
- the fabG gene encoding 3-oxoacyl-ACP reductase FabG: MKFDFTGQVVIVTGGTRGIGRGISEKFLESGAKVIATYSDNVQAAESFKISLGPLSDNLTLKKFDISNKNEVEDFYNWINSATLTVNVLVNNGGIRKDGLIAIMQEEDWDKVIDTNLKGTYLMTKGAVAHFMQNRYGRIINMSSVSGNLGLAGQANYAASKAGQVALSKSVAKEVGKRGITINNVLPGFIETELINDLPMELVKEYKKQVPLKRFGQIDEVAAAVLFLASKEASYITGATLEISGGL; this comes from the coding sequence ATGAAATTTGATTTTACTGGACAAGTTGTTATCGTCACGGGGGGAACTCGAGGTATTGGAAGAGGTATTTCAGAGAAGTTTTTAGAAAGTGGAGCAAAAGTAATTGCAACGTATTCTGATAATGTTCAGGCCGCTGAAAGTTTCAAAATTTCTCTTGGCCCATTAAGTGATAATCTTACACTTAAGAAATTTGATATTTCAAATAAAAATGAAGTTGAAGATTTCTATAACTGGATAAACTCTGCAACATTAACGGTGAATGTTCTTGTCAATAATGGCGGAATTAGAAAAGATGGCCTCATTGCAATTATGCAAGAAGAAGATTGGGACAAAGTAATTGATACAAACCTTAAAGGGACCTATTTAATGACTAAAGGAGCTGTCGCTCATTTTATGCAAAATCGCTATGGAAGAATTATAAATATGAGCTCTGTCAGCGGAAATTTAGGACTAGCAGGGCAAGCAAACTACGCCGCTTCCAAGGCCGGACAAGTCGCTCTTTCAAAATCAGTAGCTAAAGAAGTTGGAAAAAGAGGTATCACCATTAATAACGTGTTACCTGGTTTTATAGAAACTGAACTGATAAATGACCTCCCAATGGAACTTGTGAAAGAATATAAAAAACAAGTCCCACTTAAAAGATTTGGACAAATTGATGAAGTTGCTGCCGCAGTTTTATTTCTTGCCTCTAAAGAAGCATCCTATATCACTGGTGCAACTCTTGAAATATCAGGGGGACTTTAA
- a CDS encoding NAD(P)-binding protein: MLIKRKEKINGPYDVIIIGSGLAGMTAANKLSQNGRKVLLLEAHNKLGGFATWFKRSQGNHIFDISLHGFPVGMIKTCRKYWSKDISDSIVQLKDVRFINPMFTIKTDFTKLDFTKKLVQDFKIEQQKVDDFFKFLSEMNFYDNSSMTNRELFETFFPNRPDVVRFLLEPITYANGSTLEDPAITYGIVFSNFMNKGVYTFKGGTDVLIGKMKAELITNGCDIKLHSKVDKIIVENNKVKGISIEDNFIESPVVLSNANLLSTIFGMVGEDKFESNYISRAKEVRLNTSSCQVYMGIKDGETIPHVGDLIFTSDDHKFSTDLLLSPKIGSQTFSIYYPEARPQLNNRYAIVSSSNALYEDWANLSNEDYMNQKNYLINRALEGIEKIIPGVTQKIDFIEAATPLTIERYTHHRKGSSFGTKFEGLEVSMNMHKEIEGLFHSGSVGIIMSGWLGAANYGVIQSHEVDSYLTKIEE; the protein is encoded by the coding sequence ATGCTGATTAAAAGAAAAGAAAAAATAAATGGCCCATATGATGTTATAATTATCGGCAGTGGTCTGGCCGGAATGACCGCTGCAAATAAATTATCCCAAAATGGAAGAAAAGTACTATTACTTGAAGCACATAATAAACTTGGTGGATTTGCAACTTGGTTTAAACGATCTCAAGGTAATCACATCTTTGATATTTCACTTCATGGTTTCCCTGTGGGGATGATCAAAACATGTAGAAAATATTGGTCTAAGGACATATCTGATTCCATCGTTCAACTGAAGGATGTTCGTTTCATTAATCCAATGTTTACGATAAAAACAGATTTTACCAAATTAGATTTTACAAAAAAATTGGTTCAAGATTTTAAGATAGAACAACAGAAAGTCGATGATTTTTTTAAATTTTTATCAGAAATGAACTTCTATGATAATTCCTCGATGACTAATCGAGAACTGTTTGAAACATTTTTCCCAAATAGACCTGATGTTGTACGTTTTTTATTAGAACCAATTACTTATGCCAATGGTTCAACCCTAGAAGATCCTGCGATTACTTATGGTATTGTTTTTTCAAATTTTATGAATAAAGGAGTTTATACCTTTAAAGGTGGCACTGATGTTCTCATTGGAAAAATGAAAGCTGAACTCATCACTAATGGATGTGATATTAAACTCCACTCAAAAGTTGACAAGATTATAGTTGAAAATAACAAAGTCAAAGGTATCTCCATTGAAGATAATTTTATAGAGTCTCCGGTCGTACTTTCAAATGCTAATTTGCTTTCAACTATATTCGGTATGGTAGGAGAAGATAAATTCGAATCAAACTACATTAGTAGAGCAAAAGAAGTAAGACTTAATACATCTAGTTGCCAAGTTTACATGGGAATTAAAGATGGGGAAACTATACCTCATGTGGGAGACCTTATTTTTACCTCTGATGATCACAAGTTTAGTACAGACTTATTGCTTTCTCCTAAAATAGGAAGTCAAACATTTTCCATCTATTATCCTGAAGCACGACCTCAACTCAATAACCGCTACGCGATAGTTTCATCATCCAATGCTCTATATGAAGATTGGGCCAATCTTTCAAATGAAGATTATATGAATCAAAAAAATTACCTTATTAATCGTGCATTAGAAGGTATTGAGAAAATCATTCCAGGTGTTACTCAAAAAATTGATTTCATCGAAGCAGCAACTCCACTGACAATTGAGCGCTATACACACCATCGAAAAGGATCCTCTTTTGGAACCAAGTTTGAAGGACTAGAAGTAAGCATGAATATGCATAAAGAAATTGAAGGTCTGTTTCATAGCGGTTCAGTTGGTATTATCATGTCTGGATGGTTAGGTGCTGCTAATTATGGAGTCATCCAATCTCATGAAGTAGATTCATACTTAACAAAAATCGAGGAATAA
- a CDS encoding bacteriohemerythrin, with protein MGLVTWTSEFATGIDTIDFQHKKLVGFLNDLHSAVESDGEQSLLVEITLGELIKYTQYHFSDEEEIMLKSGFSGLDEHKLKHDALKKQVVEFKVKYDNGEKIGNALIDFLKNWLINHIQKSDFEYVQDVKNWQEHTKD; from the coding sequence ATGGGCCTAGTTACATGGACAAGTGAATTTGCAACTGGAATTGACACTATTGACTTTCAGCACAAAAAGCTTGTGGGTTTTCTTAATGACTTACATAGTGCAGTAGAGTCAGATGGAGAACAGTCTTTGCTAGTTGAAATAACTCTCGGAGAGCTTATCAAGTACACTCAATATCATTTTAGTGACGAAGAAGAAATCATGTTGAAATCAGGTTTTTCAGGTCTAGATGAACATAAGCTCAAACATGATGCCTTGAAAAAACAAGTAGTAGAATTCAAAGTCAAATATGATAATGGTGAAAAAATTGGAAATGCTCTTATCGATTTTTTGAAAAATTGGTTAATCAACCATATCCAAAAAAGTGATTTTGAGTATGTCCAAGATGTAAAAAATTGGCAGGAACACACTAAAGACTGA